The Microbulbifer hydrolyticus genome has a segment encoding these proteins:
- a CDS encoding ribonucleoside-diphosphate reductase subunit alpha yields the protein MHTETGRSQSVPNGTTKDSVADQASSNTSLAATAPGQIRVIKRNGTVVPYADSKISVAVTKAFLAVEGGTAAASSRIHERVSDLVGHISATFKRRMPSGGTIHIEEIQDQVELELMRAGEHKIARDYVLYREEHARLRAEKDKQKPVAEEAADTHPSIRVKMEDGSLVALDMERLRTIVREACEGLTDVDASLILNEALRNLYDGVSETDINTALVITARTLVEQEPNYTYATAFLLLDKLRAEALRFLGVAESATQKEMETFYKPALAAYVEKGIELELLDPALASFDLERLGDAIKPECDHQFTYLGLQTLYDRYFLHSDEVRFELPQIFFMRVAMGLAINEEDPNARAIEFYNLLSSFDYMSSTPTLFNAGTLRPQLSSCYLTTVPDDLHGIYGAIQDNAMLSKWAGGLGNDWTPVRSLGSYIKGTNGKSQGVVPFLKVANDTAVAVNQGGKRKGAVCAYLETWHLDIEEFLELRKNTGDDRRRTHDMNTANWVPDLFMKRVFEDKEWTLFSPADCPDLHDLFGDAFEERFTHYEKLAAEGKLKLHKKVRALDLWRKMLGMLFETGHPWITFKDACNLRSPQQHAGVVHSSNLCTEITLNTKANDEIAVCNLGSVNLSQHIGEDGKLDTVKLESTVKTAVRMLDNVIDINYYSVETARQSNMRHRPVGLGLMGFQDALYKAGISYSSDEAVQFADTTMEAISYYAISTSSDLAAERGSYGSYEGSLWSQGILPIDSIEILAKNRGDKFIDQDTSSTLDWDVVRKKVSSQGMRNSNVMAIAPTATIANITGVSQSIEPTYQNLYVKSNLSGEFTVVNPYLVHDLKARGLWDKVMVNDLKYYEGSVQKIDRVPADLKAKYATAFEVEPRWIVDAASRRQKWIDQAQSLNLYIAGANGKKLDLTYRMAWYRGLKTTYYLRALAATSTEKSTVNGGTLNAVSSGSSAPAASAAPAAEPAPAAVPQACSLDDPDCEACQ from the coding sequence ATGCACACAGAGACAGGGCGCTCCCAGTCTGTGCCAAACGGCACCACCAAGGATTCGGTAGCAGACCAGGCCAGCAGCAATACCTCACTCGCTGCCACTGCCCCCGGTCAGATCCGCGTCATCAAGCGCAACGGCACCGTTGTGCCCTACGCTGACAGCAAAATCTCCGTGGCAGTCACCAAGGCGTTCCTCGCTGTAGAAGGCGGCACCGCTGCCGCCTCCAGCCGCATCCACGAGCGCGTATCCGATCTGGTCGGCCACATCAGCGCCACCTTCAAGCGTCGCATGCCTTCCGGCGGCACCATTCATATCGAAGAAATCCAGGACCAGGTTGAACTGGAACTGATGCGCGCCGGTGAGCACAAAATCGCTCGCGACTACGTCCTCTACCGCGAAGAGCACGCCCGTCTGCGCGCCGAGAAAGACAAGCAGAAGCCGGTTGCTGAAGAAGCGGCCGACACCCACCCGAGCATCCGCGTAAAAATGGAAGACGGCTCGCTGGTGGCACTGGATATGGAGCGCCTGCGCACCATCGTGCGCGAAGCCTGTGAAGGCCTCACCGATGTGGACGCATCCCTGATCCTGAACGAAGCACTGCGCAACCTGTACGACGGCGTTTCTGAAACCGACATCAATACCGCGCTGGTGATCACCGCGCGTACCCTGGTGGAACAGGAACCCAACTACACCTACGCAACCGCTTTCCTGCTGCTGGACAAGCTGCGCGCCGAAGCCCTGCGCTTCCTCGGCGTTGCCGAGTCCGCTACCCAGAAAGAAATGGAAACCTTCTACAAGCCGGCACTGGCCGCCTACGTAGAAAAGGGTATCGAGCTGGAACTGCTCGATCCGGCACTGGCCAGCTTCGACCTGGAGCGCCTGGGCGACGCGATCAAGCCCGAGTGCGATCACCAGTTCACCTACCTCGGCCTGCAGACCCTGTACGACCGCTACTTCCTGCACTCCGATGAAGTCCGTTTCGAACTGCCGCAGATTTTCTTCATGCGTGTGGCCATGGGCCTCGCCATTAATGAAGAAGACCCGAACGCCCGCGCGATCGAGTTCTACAACCTGCTGAGCTCCTTCGACTACATGAGCTCCACCCCGACCCTGTTCAATGCCGGCACCCTGCGCCCGCAGCTGTCCTCCTGCTACCTGACCACCGTGCCGGACGACCTGCACGGCATCTACGGTGCCATCCAGGACAACGCCATGCTGTCCAAGTGGGCCGGTGGCCTGGGTAACGACTGGACCCCGGTGCGCTCGCTCGGTTCCTACATCAAAGGCACCAACGGCAAATCCCAGGGTGTTGTGCCCTTCCTGAAAGTGGCCAACGACACTGCGGTAGCAGTGAACCAGGGCGGCAAGCGCAAAGGCGCCGTGTGTGCCTACCTGGAAACCTGGCACCTGGACATCGAGGAATTCCTCGAGCTGCGCAAGAACACCGGTGACGACCGTCGCCGCACCCACGACATGAACACCGCCAACTGGGTGCCGGACCTGTTCATGAAGCGTGTGTTCGAAGACAAGGAGTGGACCCTCTTCTCCCCGGCAGACTGCCCGGACCTGCACGACCTGTTCGGCGATGCGTTTGAAGAGCGTTTCACCCACTACGAAAAACTGGCGGCCGAAGGCAAGCTGAAGCTGCACAAAAAAGTGCGCGCGCTCGACCTGTGGCGCAAGATGCTGGGCATGCTGTTTGAAACCGGCCACCCCTGGATCACCTTCAAGGACGCCTGTAACCTGCGCAGCCCCCAGCAGCACGCCGGTGTGGTACACAGCTCCAACCTGTGCACCGAGATCACCCTGAACACCAAGGCGAACGACGAGATCGCGGTCTGTAACCTGGGCTCGGTAAACCTGTCCCAGCACATCGGCGAAGACGGCAAGCTCGACACCGTCAAGCTGGAAAGCACCGTGAAAACCGCCGTGCGCATGCTCGATAACGTCATCGACATCAACTACTACTCCGTGGAAACCGCGCGCCAGTCCAACATGCGTCACCGCCCGGTGGGCCTGGGCCTGATGGGCTTCCAGGACGCGCTGTACAAGGCCGGTATCTCCTACTCCAGCGATGAAGCCGTACAGTTCGCCGACACCACCATGGAAGCGATCAGCTACTACGCCATCTCCACCTCCAGTGATCTGGCGGCAGAGCGCGGCTCTTACGGCAGCTACGAGGGTTCCCTGTGGAGCCAGGGCATACTGCCGATCGACTCCATCGAGATTCTGGCCAAGAACCGCGGCGACAAGTTTATCGACCAGGACACCAGCAGCACACTGGACTGGGATGTGGTCCGCAAGAAGGTCTCCAGCCAGGGCATGCGTAACTCCAACGTCATGGCCATCGCCCCGACCGCGACCATTGCCAACATTACCGGCGTATCCCAGTCCATCGAGCCGACGTACCAGAACCTGTACGTGAAATCGAACCTGTCTGGCGAATTCACCGTAGTGAACCCCTACCTGGTACACGACCTGAAAGCGCGCGGCCTGTGGGACAAGGTGATGGTCAACGACCTCAAGTACTACGAGGGCTCGGTACAGAAGATCGACCGTGTACCGGCCGACCTCAAAGCCAAGTACGCCACCGCGTTTGAAGTGGAGCCGCGCTGGATCGTGGACGCCGCCAGCCGTCGCCAGAAATGGATCGACCAGGCCCAGTCCCTGAACCTGTACATCGCCGGCGCCAACGGCAAGAAGCTGGACCTGACCTACCGCATGGCGTGGTACCGCGGTCTCAAGACCACCTACTACCTGCGCGCACTGGCCGCCACCAGCACGGAAAAATCCACCGTGAACGGCGGCACCCTGAACGCAGTAAGCTCCGGCAGCAGCGCCCCGGCAGCCAGCGCGGCACCGGCCGCAGAGCCAGCCCCGGCCGCAGTGCCGCAGGCCTGCTCCCTGGACGATCCAGACTGCGAAGCCTGCCAGTAA
- a CDS encoding potassium channel family protein, protein MVSFLINIFKLLKAVVVGIKDDQEFRILLFLLVTMLIGSTFFYSGIEGWSKVDALYFSVMTMSTIGYGDLVPTTEYSKIFTIIFTFLSVGIFVSLNTKIVLMTLNQKKEMLLKRKIKMDSDSAK, encoded by the coding sequence ATGGTCAGTTTTCTTATTAATATTTTTAAGTTGTTGAAAGCCGTTGTTGTTGGAATAAAAGACGATCAGGAATTCAGAATTTTATTGTTTTTACTCGTAACAATGTTAATTGGTTCAACTTTTTTTTATTCAGGTATTGAAGGTTGGAGTAAAGTCGATGCATTGTACTTTTCGGTAATGACCATGTCGACGATTGGTTATGGTGATTTAGTACCAACAACTGAATATTCAAAAATATTTACAATCATTTTTACTTTTTTAAGTGTTGGAATTTTTGTGTCATTAAATACAAAAATAGTTTTGATGACCTTGAACCAGAAAAAAGAAATGTTACTAAAACGTAAGATCAAAATGGATAGTGATAGTGCAAAGTAA
- the argF gene encoding ornithine carbamoyltransferase: protein MAVRHFLTLLDLSKDELRGIVERAIELKALRNQGVASEPFRNKVLGMIFEKSSTRTRVSFEAGMAQMGGSALFLSPRDTQLGRGEPIEDSARVISRMVDMVMIRTFGHNVLERFAEYSKVPVINALSDSYHPCQLLADLQTYVEHRGSPEGKVVTWVGDGNNMCHSYINAARLYDFELRIACPEGYDPDESILAAAGDRVSIFRKPEDAVRGSDWVATDVWASMGQETEQQIRIKAFEGFLVDHELMSHANSDAVFMHCLPAHRGEEVSGELLEDDKISVVWDEAENRLHAQKALMEFLLDSSN, encoded by the coding sequence ATGGCAGTCAGACATTTTCTTACCCTCCTCGACCTGAGCAAAGACGAGCTGCGCGGCATCGTCGAGCGCGCCATCGAGCTCAAGGCCCTGCGCAACCAGGGGGTGGCCAGCGAGCCCTTCCGCAACAAGGTGCTGGGGATGATCTTCGAGAAGTCCTCGACCCGTACCCGGGTTTCATTTGAAGCCGGCATGGCGCAGATGGGCGGCAGTGCGCTGTTCCTGTCACCCCGCGACACCCAGCTCGGCCGCGGCGAGCCCATCGAAGACAGTGCGCGGGTGATCTCGCGCATGGTCGACATGGTGATGATCCGCACCTTCGGCCACAACGTGCTGGAGCGCTTTGCCGAGTACAGCAAGGTACCGGTGATCAACGCCCTCTCTGACAGCTACCATCCCTGCCAGCTACTGGCGGACCTGCAGACCTATGTAGAGCACCGCGGCAGCCCGGAAGGTAAAGTGGTGACCTGGGTGGGTGACGGCAACAACATGTGCCACTCCTACATCAACGCCGCCCGCCTGTATGACTTCGAGCTGCGCATCGCCTGCCCCGAGGGTTATGACCCGGACGAGAGCATCCTCGCCGCCGCCGGCGATCGCGTCTCCATTTTCCGCAAGCCGGAAGATGCGGTGCGCGGATCCGACTGGGTCGCCACCGACGTGTGGGCCTCCATGGGCCAGGAAACCGAACAGCAGATTCGCATCAAGGCCTTTGAAGGCTTCCTGGTAGACCACGAGCTGATGAGTCACGCCAATAGCGACGCCGTGTTCATGCACTGCCTGCCCGCCCACCGCGGTGAGGAAGTGAGTGGTGAGCTGCTGGAAGACGACAAGATCTCAGTGGTGTGGGACGAAGCGGAAAACCGCCTGCACGCGCAGAAGGCACTGATGGAGTTCCTGCTGGACAGCAGCAACTGA
- a CDS encoding DUF2314 domain-containing protein — protein MNKLLPIIFFLLSSTLSLAGETNYGDMPTGIDQSVRRILDKHEEKSRSELPYFNGELENREGRTFYVVTRLHQGEFYEQVYVKVSNIKDGAYKGTIASEPMGRVDFNSGDVIEVVNNKVVDWLIVNPDGTEEGNLQGKTLDLFQVGHAAFISRMTPKNGKFSHFEVVSVLNPYTKQEIIDVVPVEIKQKVANYLSKTLGGSASEDGKEKYTYTFLRFPSWDIVE, from the coding sequence ATGAATAAACTATTACCGATCATCTTTTTTCTACTCTCATCTACTCTTTCGTTGGCAGGTGAGACAAATTATGGGGATATGCCGACCGGAATCGATCAGAGTGTTCGTCGAATCCTAGATAAGCATGAAGAGAAGTCCCGTAGTGAACTGCCTTACTTTAACGGCGAACTTGAAAATAGGGAGGGACGTACGTTTTATGTGGTAACGCGGTTGCATCAAGGTGAATTCTACGAACAGGTTTATGTAAAAGTATCAAACATAAAGGATGGCGCCTACAAAGGAACGATAGCTAGTGAGCCAATGGGAAGGGTCGATTTTAATTCAGGAGATGTCATAGAAGTTGTTAATAATAAGGTTGTTGATTGGCTAATAGTAAATCCGGATGGAACCGAAGAGGGAAATCTCCAAGGAAAGACACTGGATCTATTTCAGGTTGGGCATGCCGCATTTATTTCTAGAATGACGCCAAAAAACGGCAAGTTCTCGCACTTTGAGGTTGTTTCAGTTCTTAACCCATATACAAAGCAAGAAATAATCGACGTTGTTCCGGTTGAGATCAAACAAAAGGTAGCTAATTACCTGTCGAAGACATTAGGCGGCTCAGCGTCAGAAGACGGCAAGGAAAAGTACACATATACATTTCTTCGCTTTCCTAGCTGGGATATTGTGGAATGA
- a CDS encoding NYN domain-containing protein — protein MDEIKQKIALFIDADNAPAGKFEDVLSEVAKYGVVTIRKAYGNWKSPTLKGWEDLLHEHAIQPVQQYDLTKGKNASDIALVIDAMDVMYTKDIDVMCFISSDCDFTPMVTRALAEGKVVLGFGERKTPMPFVNACSKFLFLDKSDVVKEENGERPKNIKSDTKLIHLLRQAIEATEDDDGWAELGAVGSNISNRASFDCRNYGFKNLSSLFRAIDLFELKRGQGKSYLVRDARKSKKS, from the coding sequence ATGGACGAAATCAAGCAGAAAATTGCCCTGTTTATCGATGCGGACAACGCCCCGGCAGGCAAGTTCGAGGATGTTCTGAGCGAGGTAGCCAAATACGGCGTGGTGACCATTCGCAAGGCCTATGGCAACTGGAAATCACCGACCCTAAAAGGCTGGGAAGACCTGCTGCACGAACACGCGATCCAGCCGGTGCAGCAGTACGACCTGACCAAGGGCAAAAACGCCTCGGATATCGCGCTGGTGATCGATGCAATGGATGTGATGTACACCAAGGATATCGACGTGATGTGCTTTATCTCCTCGGACTGTGACTTTACCCCGATGGTGACCAGGGCGCTGGCCGAGGGCAAGGTGGTGCTCGGGTTTGGCGAGCGCAAGACGCCGATGCCCTTTGTGAACGCCTGTTCGAAGTTTCTGTTCCTCGACAAATCAGACGTCGTCAAGGAAGAGAACGGTGAAAGGCCCAAGAACATCAAATCGGACACCAAATTGATCCACCTTCTACGGCAAGCCATTGAGGCCACCGAGGACGACGATGGCTGGGCTGAACTCGGTGCAGTTGGCTCCAATATTTCCAACAGGGCATCCTTCGACTGCCGCAACTACGGCTTCAAAAACCTGAGCAGCCTGTTCCGGGCCATCGACCTGTTCGAATTGAAGCGGGGCCAGGGCAAGTCGTACCTGGTTAGGGATGCCAGAAAAAGCAAAAAGAGCTGA
- a CDS encoding ribonucleotide-diphosphate reductase subunit beta, with protein MPGALQSEQQAVTEPSASYQADSASSAPASTAAQGSASSAVEAARAAVSELDPAPGLEELEMGAARIQVDEKRIINCRADLNQLVPFKYDWAWQKYLDGCANHWMPQEVNMNKDVSMWKDPNGLTEDERRIVEYSLGYFSTADSLVANNLVLAIYRHITNPECRQYILRQSFEEAIHTHAYQYCVESLGMDEGEVFNMYREVPSVAKKAAWSLAHTGSISDPNFKTGTVETDQELLRNLIAFYAVTEGIFFYCGFTQILSMGRRNKMTGVAEQFQYILRDESMHLNFGIDVINQIKLENPHLWTEEFKQEVTQMILEGMELEVAYARDTMPRGVLGMNAAMMEEYLHFIANRRLSQLGLKEQFPGAQNPFPWMSEIMDLRKEKNFFETRVIEYQTGGALQW; from the coding sequence ATGCCGGGTGCGCTGCAATCCGAGCAGCAGGCAGTCACCGAACCCAGCGCTAGCTACCAGGCAGATAGCGCGAGCAGTGCCCCGGCATCGACCGCGGCCCAGGGCAGCGCCTCCTCCGCTGTGGAAGCCGCACGCGCCGCCGTCAGCGAACTGGACCCGGCCCCGGGCCTCGAAGAACTGGAAATGGGCGCTGCCCGTATCCAGGTGGACGAAAAGCGCATCATCAACTGCCGCGCCGACCTCAACCAGCTGGTACCGTTCAAGTACGACTGGGCCTGGCAGAAATACCTCGACGGCTGTGCCAACCACTGGATGCCGCAGGAAGTAAACATGAACAAAGACGTGTCCATGTGGAAAGACCCCAACGGTCTGACCGAGGACGAGCGTCGCATCGTGGAATACTCTCTGGGTTACTTCTCCACCGCCGACTCCCTGGTAGCCAACAACCTGGTGCTGGCCATCTACCGCCACATCACCAACCCGGAATGCCGCCAGTACATCCTGCGCCAGTCGTTTGAAGAAGCCATCCACACCCATGCCTACCAGTACTGTGTAGAGTCCCTGGGCATGGACGAAGGTGAAGTCTTCAACATGTACCGCGAAGTACCGAGCGTCGCCAAGAAAGCCGCCTGGAGCCTCGCGCACACCGGCTCCATCAGCGACCCCAACTTCAAGACCGGCACCGTGGAAACCGACCAGGAACTGCTGCGCAACCTGATCGCGTTCTACGCGGTGACCGAAGGCATCTTCTTCTACTGCGGCTTCACCCAGATCCTGTCCATGGGCCGCCGCAACAAGATGACCGGCGTTGCCGAGCAGTTCCAGTACATCCTGCGCGACGAGTCCATGCACCTGAACTTCGGTATCGACGTCATCAACCAGATCAAACTGGAAAACCCGCACCTGTGGACCGAAGAGTTCAAGCAAGAAGTGACCCAGATGATCCTGGAAGGCATGGAACTGGAAGTGGCCTACGCCCGCGACACCATGCCCCGCGGCGTACTCGGCATGAACGCGGCGATGATGGAAGAATACCTCCACTTCATCGCCAACCGCCGCCTGAGCCAGCTGGGCCTGAAAGAACAGTTCCCGGGCGCCCAGAACCCCTTCCCGTGGATGTCCGAGATCATGGACCTGCGCAAGGAGAAGAACTTCTTCGAAACGCGGGTTATCGAATACCAGACTGGCGGTGCACTGCAGTGGTAA
- a CDS encoding amidohydrolase family protein produces the protein MSKVLTMLMALALIGAVTAHAQDYDVVLKGGRVMDPETSLDAVMNVGIKDGKIAAVTKDELSGKETIDVKGLVVSPGFIDTHQHSLDIADGRLAAQDGTTTHMELEFGRSPVAEAYNIVEKRGGHPINYGFSSSWPMRRAEVMTGFKGEATFEGLTEAFEGWGETVSNPEQEKQILALIQKDLDDGALAIGYPPAYGSGAGLKEAIKLWKKAAANNVPVSVHARYQSMLDPKSSVEAMNEMLGLAASSGAHALVCHIQLLGLSDPYMMLDVIDAGRKAGLRLTTEVYPFGGTAPPISADYLKWENSDERIGFKWNEIRTEKKPHYTFKDKADFQKYQKEHPIEFVQMEYIDESTPEGLAAMRAAVTFPETIPAADGTPIAWKGKPKGADKLGLGSGVDIWPLPKDAGGQPRTTSTHAIILGKWVREQGALTLMQAIANSTYVPARELGPHIPQFNTKGRLQVGMDADITVFDPKTVKANATWDDVAALNDGFHHTLVNGVFILKDGKIVTEVLPGKPIRRSPKGHDE, from the coding sequence ATGAGCAAAGTGCTGACGATGCTAATGGCGCTAGCGCTGATCGGAGCGGTTACAGCCCACGCGCAGGACTATGACGTTGTGCTGAAGGGTGGGCGGGTCATGGACCCAGAGACCTCGCTCGATGCGGTCATGAATGTAGGCATCAAGGACGGCAAGATCGCCGCGGTGACCAAGGATGAACTCTCTGGCAAGGAAACCATCGATGTGAAAGGGCTCGTGGTTTCGCCGGGCTTCATCGACACCCACCAGCACAGCCTCGACATTGCCGATGGCCGGCTTGCTGCGCAGGACGGCACCACCACCCACATGGAGTTAGAGTTCGGCCGCAGTCCCGTAGCCGAGGCCTACAACATCGTGGAAAAGCGCGGCGGTCACCCAATCAACTACGGCTTTTCCTCCAGCTGGCCCATGCGGCGGGCCGAGGTCATGACGGGCTTCAAGGGCGAGGCGACCTTCGAAGGCCTGACGGAGGCTTTCGAAGGGTGGGGCGAGACGGTCTCAAATCCCGAGCAGGAAAAGCAGATCCTGGCGCTGATCCAGAAGGATCTTGACGATGGAGCCCTCGCAATCGGCTACCCCCCCGCCTACGGCAGCGGTGCCGGCTTGAAGGAGGCGATCAAGCTGTGGAAGAAGGCGGCGGCCAACAACGTGCCGGTTTCGGTCCATGCGCGCTATCAGTCCATGCTTGATCCGAAAAGCTCGGTTGAAGCCATGAACGAGATGCTAGGCCTGGCCGCTTCATCGGGCGCCCACGCCCTTGTCTGCCACATCCAACTGCTCGGCCTGAGCGATCCCTACATGATGCTCGACGTCATCGACGCCGGTCGCAAGGCCGGGCTCAGGCTCACTACCGAAGTCTATCCCTTCGGCGGCACCGCTCCACCGATATCCGCCGACTACCTGAAATGGGAGAACTCCGATGAGCGCATCGGCTTCAAGTGGAACGAGATCCGTACCGAGAAGAAGCCCCACTACACGTTCAAGGATAAGGCCGACTTCCAGAAGTACCAGAAGGAACATCCCATTGAATTCGTGCAGATGGAGTATATCGACGAGAGCACGCCCGAGGGCCTGGCCGCGATGCGCGCCGCGGTGACCTTCCCCGAGACCATCCCGGCCGCCGACGGAACGCCCATCGCATGGAAGGGCAAACCCAAGGGCGCGGACAAATTGGGGCTAGGGTCCGGGGTTGATATCTGGCCCTTGCCAAAGGATGCCGGCGGCCAGCCGCGAACCACCAGCACCCACGCGATCATCCTGGGGAAATGGGTGCGAGAGCAGGGTGCGCTGACCCTGATGCAGGCGATCGCCAACTCCACCTATGTTCCCGCCAGGGAACTGGGCCCACACATTCCCCAGTTCAACACCAAGGGGCGCCTGCAGGTCGGCATGGACGCGGACATTACGGTGTTCGACCCCAAGACCGTAAAGGCCAACGCCACCTGGGACGATGTCGCAGCGCTCAACGACGGCTTTCATCACACCCTCGTCAACGGCGTCTTCATTTTGAAGGACGGCAAGATCGTCACCGAAGTCCTGCCGGGAAAGCCGATCCGGCGTTCGCCAAAGGGGCACGACGAATAG